From a region of the Novosphingobium sp. EMRT-2 genome:
- a CDS encoding ribbon-helix-helix domain-containing protein, which produces MSSRKGSLLALRDRDAAPAPATAEPEGRAAAPIARSSGTGTGSGSSSSPVAPSRQGKKAMTGYFSPEMSFAMHMTARKHGMSLQDAMAEAFNDWLRKMGESPVGK; this is translated from the coding sequence ATGAGCAGCCGGAAAGGATCATTGCTTGCATTGCGGGATCGCGATGCAGCACCAGCGCCGGCGACGGCCGAGCCGGAGGGGAGGGCGGCCGCACCGATCGCCCGCAGCTCTGGCACGGGCACCGGCAGCGGATCGAGCAGCAGCCCGGTTGCGCCGAGCCGTCAGGGCAAGAAGGCCATGACGGGCTATTTCAGCCCGGAGATGTCCTTCGCCATGCACATGACCGCTCGCAAGCACGGCATGAGCTTGCAGGACGCAATGGCCGAGGCGTTCAACGACTGGCTGCGAAAGATGGGGGAAAGCCCTGTAGGCAAGTAA
- a CDS encoding SIMPL domain-containing protein produces the protein MKQLLVVSGLIALAGCTPGAPDPRGLEENETFLTVTGSGRAEAAPDQALFTAGLSSIAATAEAASARNAETMQQITAALAKLDIPARDIQTRNLSVNRITWGDNRGKYEAANTLAVRVRNTDRVGQAIAAVTAAGANIVSGPNLSVADPEKANLGAYDLAYKAARAKADAYAKAAGLRITRVLAIHDGGQGGYMPPMAEMDARMVAPPPVVAPQIAQAPPVMTGTNAGIVTVRVDFALDAD, from the coding sequence ATGAAGCAATTGTTGGTGGTATCGGGGCTGATCGCGCTTGCCGGCTGCACCCCCGGCGCGCCCGATCCGCGCGGTCTGGAAGAGAATGAAACCTTTCTCACCGTCACCGGATCGGGACGGGCCGAGGCTGCGCCCGACCAGGCGCTGTTCACCGCCGGCCTGTCGAGCATCGCCGCGACGGCTGAGGCCGCGAGCGCGCGCAATGCCGAAACGATGCAGCAGATTACCGCCGCGCTTGCCAAGCTCGACATTCCGGCGCGCGATATCCAGACGCGCAACCTGTCGGTGAACCGGATCACCTGGGGCGACAACCGGGGGAAATACGAAGCCGCCAACACCCTTGCCGTGCGCGTCCGCAACACCGATCGCGTCGGCCAGGCCATCGCGGCCGTGACGGCCGCCGGCGCTAATATCGTGTCTGGCCCCAACCTGTCGGTCGCCGACCCCGAAAAGGCGAACCTGGGGGCCTATGATCTTGCCTACAAGGCCGCGCGCGCCAAGGCAGACGCTTATGCGAAGGCCGCCGGGCTTCGCATCACACGCGTGCTTGCGATCCACGACGGCGGCCAAGGCGGCTACATGCCGCCAATGGCGGAGATGGACGCCCGCATGGTCGCCCCGCCCCCCGTCGTGGCACCGCAGATAGCACAAGCGCCCCCGGTGATGACTGGAACGAACGCCGGCATCGTGACGGTGCGGGTGGATTTCGCGCTGGACGCGGATTGA
- a CDS encoding conjugal transfer protein TraD: protein MQRRERTRHLIELGGLVQKAGLVELVEDDRATLYGALLELAGRARDDDAGDVLALWKRRGKRAFDAEAEENQTGGSG from the coding sequence GTGCAACGCCGCGAACGCACCCGTCATCTGATCGAGCTGGGCGGGCTCGTCCAGAAAGCCGGCCTGGTCGAGCTGGTCGAGGACGATCGCGCGACGCTCTACGGCGCGCTGCTCGAACTCGCTGGGCGGGCGCGTGATGACGACGCCGGCGATGTGCTGGCGCTTTGGAAGCGGCGCGGCAAACGCGCGTTCGATGCGGAAGCGGAAGAAAATCAGACGGGAGGATCAGGATGA
- a CDS encoding conjugal transfer protein TraD, which translates to MRKVRDYDAELKALNDKARALKARKVEQFGQLVVATGADALDAEMLAGALLDAVGSKDTSAKEAWRAKGAAFFQRRGRKAGGAAQGEGDGGAAQSDGEAAR; encoded by the coding sequence ATGCGTAAGGTCCGCGATTACGATGCCGAGTTGAAGGCGCTGAACGACAAGGCCCGTGCATTGAAGGCGCGGAAGGTGGAACAGTTCGGCCAGCTTGTCGTCGCCACCGGAGCCGATGCGCTCGATGCCGAAATGCTTGCCGGCGCGCTGCTCGATGCGGTCGGGTCGAAAGACACCAGTGCGAAGGAGGCGTGGCGCGCGAAGGGCGCTGCCTTCTTTCAACGGCGCGGGCGCAAAGCTGGCGGCGCTGCTCAAGGCGAGGGCGATGGCGGAGCGGCGCAATCTGACGGCGAGGCGGCGCGCTGA
- a CDS encoding GFA family protein yields MRYVLHAPPRVHYCHCSMCRRSTGSAFAILAWVRWDDVGWIGDTQISYRSSPIAVRSFCGDCGSPLTIHYDEASGVATEEVAFHVGTLDHPGRVTPAYHYGVEGRLPWADCGAGLPERETEESWDA; encoded by the coding sequence ATGCGCTATGTGCTGCACGCTCCGCCCCGCGTTCATTATTGCCACTGCTCAATGTGCCGGCGATCGACCGGCAGCGCCTTCGCCATTCTCGCCTGGGTGCGCTGGGACGATGTGGGCTGGATCGGTGACACGCAGATATCCTACCGCTCATCGCCGATCGCGGTCCGGTCGTTCTGCGGCGACTGCGGCTCGCCGCTCACGATCCATTACGACGAGGCGAGCGGCGTAGCGACAGAGGAAGTCGCCTTCCATGTCGGCACGCTCGATCATCCCGGGCGCGTCACACCGGCCTATCATTATGGCGTCGAGGGCCGCCTACCCTGGGCCGACTGTGGGGCCGGTCTGCCAGAACGAGAAACGGAGGAAAGCTGGGATGCGTAA
- the traA gene encoding Ti-type conjugative transfer relaxase TraA, producing MAIYHFSAKVISRVSGSSAVASAAYRSASELYDERLGRNHDFSNKAGVVHSEILAPEGAPERLNDRETLWNEVEAGEKRKDAQLAREVEFSIPREMSEKQGVSLARDFVEKQFVERGMVADLNVHWDKAKDGSPKPHAHVMLSMRDVGPEGFGKKNRDWNGTELLKEWREAWAAHVNERMAELGLEGRIDHRSYEAQGIELEPQHKIGPMGKRHELEGEAHRRGDDHLRIARENGEKIIANPSVALDAITRQQATFTTRDLAMFVHRHSDGKEQFDQAMSAVRSSPELVALGKDGRDQERFTSREMIAVENRLERSAGELASRVEHGVSDRQRDAALASAEGRGLTLSAEQRDALDHITGREGLASVVGYAGSGKSAMLGVAREAWEGQGYNVRGAALSGIAAENLEGGSGIASRTIASLEHAWGQGREQLGPRDVLVVDEAGMIGSRQMERVLSQARDAGAKVVLVGDPEQLQAIEAGAAFRSITERHGAAEITEIRRQREDWQRDATKALATGRTAEAIHAYDGRGMVHAADTRETARGELVDGWDRQRQAEPDKSRVILTHTNAEVRELNEEARGRLRATGDLGEDVRFAAERGSRDFARGDRLMFLRNERSLGVKNGTLGTIEQVSAEGMKVRLDSGQRVAFEAKDYSHVDHGYAATFHKAQGVTVDQAHVLATPGMDRHSAYVGLSRHRDGVQLHYGRDDFADQRQLARTLSRDRGKDMAGDYAAVRDEQAQARAFAERREIRFPERAREMVAKVQAKAKGMFAGFRPKPSSPELARDGKGGPINTTPEPGSAAPSQARAIERYARAQADMDRMREKGLPVLPHQKQALAKAGDALDQVRPHAAQDLASAFERNPALVREAAEGKAGGAARAMAQEAQVRTNPELRADRFVERWQGMARERADLARSGDREAAQRTGKRMESLAGTLHRDPQLESMLRRRAPELGLEMGRDRSIGQELTRSLEIGRDRGLSR from the coding sequence ATGGCGATCTACCATTTCTCGGCCAAGGTCATCAGCCGTGTGAGCGGATCGAGCGCCGTTGCGAGCGCCGCCTATCGTTCGGCATCCGAGCTGTATGATGAGCGGCTTGGGCGGAACCATGATTTTTCGAATAAGGCCGGTGTCGTCCATTCGGAAATCTTGGCTCCCGAAGGTGCGCCGGAGCGTTTAAACGATCGCGAAACGCTGTGGAACGAGGTGGAGGCCGGGGAGAAACGCAAGGACGCGCAGCTCGCCCGTGAGGTGGAGTTCTCGATTCCGCGCGAGATGAGCGAAAAGCAGGGTGTTAGCCTCGCGCGCGACTTTGTCGAAAAACAGTTTGTCGAGCGCGGGATGGTGGCCGACCTCAACGTGCATTGGGACAAGGCGAAGGACGGCAGTCCGAAGCCGCACGCGCATGTCATGCTGTCGATGCGCGACGTGGGGCCGGAGGGGTTCGGCAAGAAGAACCGCGACTGGAACGGCACCGAGCTGTTGAAGGAATGGCGCGAGGCATGGGCCGCCCACGTCAACGAACGCATGGCCGAGCTGGGCCTTGAGGGGCGGATCGACCATCGTTCCTATGAGGCGCAGGGGATCGAACTGGAGCCCCAGCACAAGATCGGTCCGATGGGAAAACGGCACGAGCTTGAGGGCGAGGCTCACCGACGCGGCGACGATCATCTTCGTATCGCGCGCGAGAATGGCGAGAAGATCATCGCCAATCCCAGCGTGGCATTGGATGCGATCACGCGGCAACAGGCGACGTTCACCACCCGCGACCTGGCGATGTTCGTCCACCGGCACAGCGACGGCAAGGAGCAGTTCGACCAAGCCATGAGCGCCGTGCGGTCCTCGCCCGAGCTGGTGGCGCTCGGCAAGGATGGCCGCGATCAGGAGCGGTTCACGTCGCGCGAGATGATCGCGGTGGAGAACCGGCTTGAGCGCAGCGCCGGCGAACTGGCGAGCCGGGTAGAGCATGGCGTTAGCGATCGGCAGCGTGACGCCGCGTTGGCATCGGCCGAAGGCAGGGGGCTCACCCTATCGGCCGAGCAGCGCGACGCGCTCGACCACATCACCGGCAGAGAAGGACTGGCGTCTGTCGTCGGCTATGCCGGTTCGGGCAAATCCGCCATGCTGGGTGTCGCGCGCGAGGCTTGGGAGGGGCAGGGCTACAACGTGCGCGGTGCGGCCCTGTCGGGCATTGCCGCCGAAAATCTTGAGGGTGGTTCCGGCATCGCCTCGAGGACGATCGCCAGTCTCGAGCACGCATGGGGGCAGGGGCGCGAGCAGCTAGGCCCTAGGGACGTGCTGGTGGTGGACGAGGCGGGCATGATCGGCTCGCGCCAGATGGAGCGGGTGCTGTCCCAGGCCCGCGATGCCGGCGCGAAGGTGGTGCTGGTGGGCGACCCCGAGCAGTTGCAGGCGATCGAGGCAGGCGCGGCGTTCCGGTCGATCACCGAGCGCCATGGCGCGGCCGAGATCACCGAGATTCGGCGGCAGCGCGAGGATTGGCAGCGCGACGCGACGAAGGCGCTGGCGACAGGCCGGACGGCCGAGGCGATCCACGCCTATGACGGTCGTGGCATGGTCCATGCGGCCGACACGCGCGAGACTGCGCGCGGCGAGCTGGTGGACGGTTGGGATCGGCAGCGCCAGGCCGAGCCGGACAAATCCCGTGTCATCCTCACCCACACCAACGCCGAGGTCCGCGAGCTGAACGAGGAGGCGCGGGGCCGGCTTCGCGCGACCGGCGACTTGGGCGAGGATGTGCGGTTCGCGGCCGAGCGAGGCTCGCGCGACTTCGCGCGCGGCGACCGCTTGATGTTCCTGCGGAACGAGCGGTCGCTGGGGGTGAAGAACGGCACCTTGGGGACGATCGAGCAGGTATCGGCCGAGGGCATGAAGGTTCGGCTCGACAGCGGCCAGCGCGTCGCGTTCGAGGCCAAGGACTATTCGCACGTCGATCACGGCTATGCGGCGACGTTCCACAAGGCGCAGGGCGTGACGGTCGATCAGGCGCATGTGCTGGCGACCCCCGGCATGGACCGGCACAGCGCCTATGTCGGCCTGTCGCGGCATCGCGACGGCGTGCAGCTCCATTACGGCCGTGACGACTTTGCCGATCAGCGGCAGCTCGCCCGCACCCTGTCGCGCGACCGCGGTAAGGACATGGCGGGCGACTATGCCGCCGTCCGTGATGAGCAGGCCCAGGCCCGTGCGTTCGCCGAGCGGCGCGAGATCCGGTTCCCGGAACGCGCGCGTGAGATGGTCGCCAAGGTGCAGGCGAAGGCCAAGGGCATGTTCGCCGGGTTCAGGCCCAAACCGTCCTCGCCCGAGCTGGCGCGCGATGGAAAAGGGGGTCCGATTAACACCACCCCCGAGCCCGGATCGGCAGCGCCGAGCCAGGCCAGGGCGATCGAACGCTACGCGCGCGCGCAGGCCGATATGGACCGGATGCGCGAGAAGGGCTTGCCGGTGCTGCCGCACCAGAAACAGGCGCTGGCGAAGGCCGGCGACGCGCTCGATCAGGTGCGGCCCCATGCCGCCCAGGATTTGGCGTCCGCGTTCGAGCGCAATCCCGCGCTGGTGCGCGAGGCGGCCGAGGGCAAGGCCGGCGGCGCGGCACGAGCGATGGCGCAAGAGGCCCAGGTCCGCACCAATCCCGAGCTTCGCGCCGATCGGTTCGTGGAGCGCTGGCAGGGCATGGCGCGCGAGCGGGCCGACCTTGCACGCAGCGGGGATCGTGAGGCCGCGCAGCGCACCGGCAAGAGGATGGAGAGCCTGGCCGGTACGCTGCACCGCGATCCCCAGCTCGAATCCATGTTGCGGCGTCGTGCGCCCGAGCTGGGGCTGGAAATGGGTCGGGATCGCAGCATCGGGCAGGAATTGACCCGTTCGCTGGAAATCGGCCGCGATCGGGGGTTAAGCCGGTAA
- a CDS encoding DUF6118 family protein, whose product MADEEQEESGGAAEAFERLSATIEQMRGEQALMRRAIEGLAAERASIDVPDYSETLGHIAQGLDGINGRIDQIVGAIVKSPALAMTPAQISAQIGRAATEVRSADHAALATATNEMKQQARELHGVVRSARAAEKQRDRELWFGLGGFLIGVLLWTFLPGMVAREIAPASWRWPERMAAGMLDMPMWEAGSHLMATDSPASWNGLVSSSRIMSANSETIERCQKAANRAGEPVRCTIRIGAASGSVEAGRKQDQ is encoded by the coding sequence ATGGCGGACGAGGAGCAGGAGGAGAGCGGCGGCGCGGCGGAGGCATTCGAGCGGCTAAGCGCCACGATCGAGCAGATGCGTGGCGAGCAGGCATTGATGCGCCGTGCCATAGAGGGGTTGGCGGCCGAGCGCGCCAGCATCGACGTGCCCGACTATTCCGAGACGCTGGGGCATATCGCCCAGGGGCTGGACGGCATCAACGGACGGATCGACCAGATTGTGGGGGCGATCGTGAAGTCGCCGGCGCTGGCGATGACGCCGGCGCAGATATCGGCGCAGATCGGGCGGGCGGCGACAGAGGTTCGCAGCGCCGACCATGCCGCGCTCGCGACCGCGACGAACGAGATGAAGCAGCAGGCACGCGAGCTGCATGGCGTCGTGCGATCGGCGCGGGCGGCCGAGAAGCAGCGCGACCGGGAGCTATGGTTCGGATTGGGTGGGTTCCTCATCGGCGTGCTCCTGTGGACGTTCCTGCCCGGTATGGTCGCGCGCGAGATCGCGCCGGCGAGCTGGCGCTGGCCCGAGCGCATGGCGGCGGGGATGCTCGACATGCCGATGTGGGAGGCGGGCTCGCATTTGATGGCGACGGATTCGCCGGCGAGCTGGAACGGGCTGGTGTCGAGCAGCCGGATCATGAGCGCCAACAGCGAAACGATCGAAAGGTGCCAGAAGGCCGCGAACCGGGCAGGAGAGCCGGTGCGATGCACGATCAGGATCGGCGCAGCGTCGGGCAGCGTTGAGGCGGGAAGGAAGCAGGATCAATGA
- a CDS encoding DUF1971 domain-containing protein — MNALPYRSTPVFDETTLPAALRSEHRTKAGVWGVIRVIEGSLRLTYLDPASEMIVTPDRPALILPEQPHFVEPLGVMRMQVDFYDQRPSL; from the coding sequence ATGAACGCGCTTCCCTATCGCTCGACGCCGGTGTTCGATGAAACGACGCTTCCCGCCGCGCTGCGAAGCGAGCATCGCACCAAGGCCGGCGTGTGGGGCGTGATCCGGGTGATCGAAGGGAGCTTGAGGCTGACCTATCTCGACCCCGCTTCAGAAATGATTGTCACGCCCGATCGGCCAGCGCTGATCCTGCCCGAACAACCGCATTTCGTCGAACCGCTCGGAGTCATGAGGATGCAGGTCGATTTCTACGATCAGCGGCCAAGCCTCTAG
- a CDS encoding serpin family protein, translated as MTSKVYPHLAAAADANANLFISPVSLSQGLGLAFIGARGGTREEIGRVLGWDSARNVPALIKSYNAQLTDTGDADTTLGIANALWLAKGLPIRNEYVAEARSGFGAAPETVDYAGDPTGAAARINGWVSRETKGRISEIVSSSGFGDDTAAVLTNALYFKAKWQVPFEETETRSFTRGDGTRIPITMMKRIGRFDYRETREGQAIALPYGSDGRFVMEVFLPRDAATLRRWERDMRGVDFFAGEQGSNDRFALAAEQEREVRIILPRFEARFDESVKAALIAAGMPSAFDSSRADLSGIASGMHLAIDDVAHATFLRVDEEGTEAAAATAVTVQVVSAPIKRDVPEMVVDRPFLATVRDRKSGAVLFFGRIADPTAIP; from the coding sequence ATGACCTCCAAGGTCTACCCGCACCTGGCAGCGGCGGCCGATGCAAACGCCAACCTGTTCATTTCCCCTGTCAGCCTCTCTCAGGGTCTTGGGCTTGCCTTCATTGGAGCGCGGGGCGGCACGCGCGAGGAGATCGGGCGCGTGCTTGGCTGGGATTCGGCCCGCAACGTCCCTGCGCTCATTAAGTCCTACAATGCCCAGCTCACCGACACCGGCGATGCCGATACCACGCTCGGCATCGCGAACGCGCTGTGGCTGGCGAAGGGATTGCCGATCCGAAACGAGTATGTCGCCGAGGCCCGTTCCGGCTTCGGGGCGGCTCCGGAAACGGTCGATTATGCCGGTGATCCCACCGGAGCGGCCGCACGGATCAATGGCTGGGTCTCGCGCGAGACGAAGGGCAGGATTTCGGAGATCGTCTCTTCGAGCGGCTTCGGGGATGACACCGCCGCTGTGCTAACCAACGCGCTTTACTTCAAGGCGAAGTGGCAGGTGCCGTTCGAGGAGACGGAAACGCGGTCCTTCACTCGTGGCGACGGCACGCGCATCCCGATCACGATGATGAAGCGGATCGGCCGGTTCGACTATCGCGAGACCCGGGAAGGGCAGGCGATCGCCTTGCCCTATGGCAGCGATGGGCGCTTCGTGATGGAGGTCTTCCTGCCGCGCGATGCAGCGACGCTGCGCCGCTGGGAGCGCGACATGAGGGGCGTCGACTTCTTCGCCGGCGAGCAAGGGAGCAACGATCGCTTCGCTCTGGCGGCGGAGCAGGAACGCGAGGTGCGGATCATTCTGCCGCGCTTCGAAGCGCGGTTCGATGAAAGCGTGAAGGCCGCACTGATCGCCGCAGGAATGCCGAGTGCTTTTGACAGTTCGCGCGCGGACCTGTCGGGGATCGCAAGCGGCATGCACCTGGCGATCGACGACGTGGCGCATGCCACGTTCCTGCGTGTCGATGAGGAGGGCACCGAGGCTGCGGCCGCAACGGCTGTCACCGTCCAAGTGGTGAGCGCGCCGATTAAGCGTGACGTTCCGGAGATGGTGGTTGATCGTCCTTTCCTTGCCACCGTGCGAGACCGAAAGAGCGGCGCGGTGCTGTTTTTCGGGCGCATCGCTGATCCCACCGCAATTCCATAG
- a CDS encoding WGR domain-containing protein, with product MNGANLSLPEPIELVALDPARNIRRRYSITASLDLFGMIVVETRWGRIGSHGQAQRHAFADRATADRHIAATLRRRGTAETRIGVPYELVPTEV from the coding sequence ATGAATGGCGCGAACCTGTCCTTGCCCGAGCCGATCGAGCTGGTGGCGCTCGATCCGGCGCGCAACATCCGCCGGCGCTACAGCATCACCGCGAGCCTCGATCTTTTCGGTATGATCGTTGTGGAAACCCGCTGGGGCCGGATCGGCTCACACGGCCAGGCCCAGCGGCACGCCTTCGCCGATCGCGCGACGGCCGACCGCCACATTGCCGCGACCCTGCGGCGGCGCGGCACGGCCGAAACCCGGATCGGGGTGCCTTATGAGCTGGTGCCTACCGAGGTTTGA
- a CDS encoding VOC family protein, with protein sequence MATDKKALGGRGTDLFAGIPVNDFKSSLEWYQQLFGAPPSFFPNDREAVWEIAQNRWVYIIVQPDRAGGSVQTIMLDDLEAQIEQIAERGIRFSKEETPAENVRKVMYYDPDGNELGLGRAPSE encoded by the coding sequence ATGGCTACCGACAAGAAAGCACTCGGCGGACGGGGGACGGACTTATTCGCGGGCATTCCTGTTAATGACTTCAAGTCCTCGCTCGAATGGTATCAGCAACTATTCGGCGCGCCGCCGAGCTTCTTCCCCAACGACCGCGAAGCGGTTTGGGAGATCGCGCAGAACCGATGGGTCTATATCATCGTTCAGCCCGATCGTGCGGGCGGCTCGGTGCAGACGATCATGCTTGATGATCTTGAGGCGCAGATCGAGCAAATCGCCGAACGTGGCATCCGTTTCAGCAAGGAGGAAACCCCGGCTGAGAATGTCCGCAAGGTGATGTATTACGATCCCGACGGCAACGAACTTGGACTCGGCCGAGCCCCTTCCGAATAA
- a CDS encoding RNA polymerase sigma factor, translated as MPPAAPARVPLPIAMPDDEFGAALLEQAAALSAYARRLTGGGADADDLLQDTMLRCWTARASFTAGTSLAAWARTVMKNSFLTGRRRARFHADLPEDARDRMLKVDETQSLAIWLRDTDWALGELPPHQREAVLLASQGVSIEDGAAQLGIAAGTFKSRIARGRTRLRALIEERSTPLLADRTDRDTPPPAVKRPIHLRKKRDWRGVKIG; from the coding sequence ATGCCGCCCGCTGCGCCTGCCCGTGTTCCTTTGCCGATCGCCATGCCCGATGATGAGTTCGGTGCCGCGTTGCTTGAGCAGGCAGCCGCGCTTAGCGCCTATGCCCGGCGACTGACCGGAGGCGGCGCGGACGCCGACGATCTCTTGCAGGACACCATGCTTCGGTGCTGGACCGCGCGCGCCAGCTTTACGGCCGGAACAAGCCTTGCCGCCTGGGCTCGAACCGTGATGAAGAACAGCTTCCTCACCGGCCGCCGCCGCGCCCGCTTTCATGCGGACTTGCCCGAGGATGCGCGCGACCGGATGCTGAAGGTGGATGAGACCCAGAGCCTCGCCATCTGGCTGCGCGATACGGATTGGGCGCTCGGCGAACTCCCGCCCCACCAACGCGAGGCGGTTCTGCTGGCGAGCCAAGGCGTGTCCATCGAGGACGGAGCGGCGCAGCTCGGCATTGCCGCAGGCACGTTCAAGAGCCGCATCGCACGTGGGCGGACTCGGCTGCGCGCCCTCATCGAGGAACGATCGACGCCGCTGCTGGCCGACAGAACCGACCGCGATACGCCTCCGCCAGCGGTCAAGCGGCCCATCCACCTGCGGAAAAAGCGCGACTGGCGGGGCGTCAAGATCGGCTGA
- a CDS encoding GGDEF domain-containing protein, with translation MAIVAAVLAVVPHLAELPGLSPALLGARMAVRAVTYVFVAAIILSFRRSFDREHHLAARDRMTDALNKETFRERVIHRLDPAVPARQSFLLAILDLDDFKGINNRHGHVAGDEVLRTFAQGARKIIRHEDDFGRIGGDEFAFLLPVHSAEEGVYFARLLHKRLSSVLAGTPYPVTCSMGALLIQPDTPRDEPSLMHAVDQLMYAVKRAGKNAVEIGRGTIDRGRDTPVPSRLRVMGTT, from the coding sequence GTGGCGATCGTCGCGGCGGTCCTCGCCGTCGTCCCGCATCTCGCCGAGTTGCCAGGGCTTTCCCCCGCCCTGCTGGGGGCGAGGATGGCCGTGCGCGCCGTCACCTATGTTTTCGTCGCCGCCATTATTCTCAGCTTTCGCCGGTCCTTCGACCGGGAGCACCATCTGGCGGCGCGCGACCGCATGACCGATGCGCTCAACAAGGAGACGTTCCGCGAGCGCGTGATCCATCGTCTCGATCCAGCGGTGCCTGCCCGGCAATCCTTCCTGCTCGCGATCCTTGATCTCGACGATTTCAAGGGCATCAACAACCGCCACGGCCATGTTGCCGGGGACGAGGTGCTGCGCACCTTCGCACAGGGCGCGCGGAAGATCATCCGGCACGAGGATGATTTCGGGCGGATTGGCGGCGACGAGTTCGCCTTTTTGCTTCCCGTCCATTCGGCCGAGGAAGGGGTGTATTTCGCCCGTTTGCTCCACAAGCGCCTGTCATCGGTTCTGGCCGGCACGCCTTATCCGGTGACGTGCAGCATGGGCGCGCTGCTGATTCAGCCTGATACCCCGCGTGACGAACCCTCGTTGATGCACGCGGTCGATCAGCTCATGTACGCGGTCAAGCGCGCCGGGAAAAACGCCGTGGAGATCGGCCGCGGAACGATTGACCGGGGCCGGGACACCCCTGTTCCGTCCAGGCTCCGGGTGATGGGAACCACATAA